One part of the Eptesicus fuscus isolate TK198812 chromosome 20, DD_ASM_mEF_20220401, whole genome shotgun sequence genome encodes these proteins:
- the ARHGEF15 gene encoding rho guanine nucleotide exchange factor 15 → MSDQSLPIATPPTQKPPRIIRPRPPSRPRAAQSPGPPYNGSSPQEPSGISNDAPTPMCSPIFWEPPASSLKPPALLPPSASKTSLDSQASPDSPSSTPSPVSRRSISPEPAPRSPVPPPKPSGSPRTPLPLPQTAPPGQALDGPASAPGTVRRLAGKFEWGAEDRVQAAHTVEPAPQGGVDVNGERETPRGSLRRRGSQENGAPDAAQACPPCCPCVCHVARPGLELRWVPVGGYEDGPKAVCRASPLRTSRSRPNPPSNSHPSVVLTSYRSTAERKLLPPLKPPKPTRVRQDTTISVDPPQPDLHPPSEDGNQTGNSPDESPQNDAPATLEGRDEGLKELKEQNWEVPLQDEPLYQTYRAAVLSEELWGVSAEGSPSPTNPGEAPTFARLPGPRNTLWQELPAVRASGLLDTLSPQERRMQESLFEVVTSEASYLRSLQLLTDTFVLSQALRDTLTPRDHHTLFSNVQRVQEVSEWFLEALLSRVRSSPHINDLCDVVHAHAVGPFSVYVDYVRNQQYQEETYSRLMDTNVRFSAELRRLQSLPKCERLPLPSFLLLPFQRITRLRMLLQNILHQTEEGSSRQENAQKALGAISKIIERCSAEVGRMKQTEELIRLTQRLRFHKVKALPLVSWSRRLELQGELTELGCRRGGMLFTSRPRFTPLCLLLFSDLLLITQPKSGQRLQVLDYAHRSLVQAQQVPDPSGPPTFRLSLLSNHQGRPTQRLLQASSLSDMQRWLGAFPTPGPLPSSPDTIYEDCECSQDMCSEPSTPAKTEGQSLESRAPPKHLHKSPEGWLKGLPGAFPAQLVCEVTGEHERRRHLRQHQRLLEAVGPSSGTPSAPQS, encoded by the exons ATGTCAGACCAGTCTCTTCCTATAGCAACACCCCCTACCCAGAAGCCCCCTCGGATCATCCGCCCGCGCCCCCCCTCTCGACCTCGGGCTGCCCAGTCCCCTGGGCCCCCCTACAACGGCTCTTCTCCTCAAGAACCTTCTGGCATCTCCAATGATGCACCAACTCCAATGTGCTCCCCCATCTTCTGGGAACCCCCCGCCTCTTCCCTCAAGCCCCCTGCCCTTCTGCCCCCTTCAGCTTCTAAAACCAGCCTCGACTCTCAGGCCTCCCCAGACTCCCCTTCCAGCACCCCCAGCCCAGTGTCCCGGCGCTCCATCTCCCCAGAACCTGCACCCAGGTCTCCAGTACCCCCACCCAAACCCTCCGGGTCACCCCGCacgcctctgcccctgccccagacAGCGCCCCCGGGCCAAGCCCTGgatggccctgcctctgccccaggcacTGTGCGGAGATTGGCTGGCAAATTTGAATGGGGGGCTGAGGACCGGGTCCAGGCTGCACACACCGTGGAGCCAGCTCCCCAGGGGGGCGTGGATgtgaatggggagagagagactcCGCGGGGCAGCCTCAGGAGAAGGGGATCCCAGGAGAACGGCGCGCCGG atgctgcccaggcctgccctccctgctgcccctgtGTCTGCCATGTAGCCCGGCCTGGCCTGGAGCTCCGGTGGGTCCCTGTGGGGGGCTATGAGGATGGTCCCAAGGCCGTCTGCCGAGCCTCCCCACTGCGGACCTCCCGCTCCCGCCCCAACCCTCCCAGCAACAGTCACCCCTCAGTGGTCCTCACGTCTTACCGCTCCACTGCTGAGCGCAAACTCCTGCCACCTCTCAAACCCCCAAAACCAACTCGGGTCAGGCAGGACACCACCATCTCTGTGGACCCCCCACAGCCAGATCTCCATCCGCCCTCTGAAGATGGAAACCAAACAG GGAACAGTCCAGATGAATCCCCTCAGAATGATGCTCCAGCAACCTTGGAGGGCAG GGATGAGGGCCTGAAGGAGCTGAAGGAGCAGAACTGGGAGGTGCCCCTGCAGGATG AACCTCTGTACCAGACCTACCGCGCAGCCGTGCTGTCAGAGGAGCTGTGGGGGGTCAGTGCGGAGGGGAGTCCCTCTCCAACAAACCCTGGAGAAGCTCCCACCTTCGCCCGGCTCCCTGGCCCTCGAAACACGCTGTGGCAGGAGCTCCCGGCGGTGCGAGCCAGTGGCCTCCTGGACACGCTCAGCCCCCAGGAGaggcgcatgcaggag AGCCTGTTTGAGGTGGTGACATCCGAGGCCTCCTACCTGCGCTCCCTGCAGCTGCTGACCGACACCTTTGTGCTGAGCCAGGCTCTCCGGGACACGCTCACCCCCCGGGATCACCACACCCTCTTCTCCAATGTGCAGAGAGTCCAGGAAGTCAGCGAGTG GTTTCTGGAGGCATTACTGTCCCGTGTACGCTCTTCCCCCCACATCAACGACCTTTGCGACGTGGTGCATGCCCACGCTGTGGGCCCTTTCTCGGTGTACGTGGATTATGTGCGCAACCAGCAGTATCAGGAGGAGACCTACAGCCGCCTTAT GGACACAAACGTGCGCTTCTCCGCGGAGCTGCGCCGGCTGCAGAGCCTCCCCAAGTGTGAGCGGCTCCCGCTGCCATCCTTCCTGCTGCTGCCCTTTCAGCGCATCACGCGGCTCCGCATGCTGCTGCAG AACATCCTCCACCAGACAGAGGAGGGGTCCAGCCGCCAGGAGAATGCCCAGAAGGCCCTGGGTGCTATCAGCAAG ATCATTGAGCGTTGCAGTGCTGAGGTGGGGCGCATGAAGCAGACTGAGGAGCTGATCCGGCTCACCCAGAGGCTGCGCTTCCACAAAGTCAAG gccctgcccctggtctcctggtcgaggCGCCTGGAGTTGCAGGGGGAGCTGACGGAGTTAGGGTGCCGGAGAGGGGGCATGCTCTTCACCTCACGCCCCCGCTTCactcccctctgcctgctgctctTTAGTGACCTGCTGCTCATCACGCAGCCTAAGAG TGGGCAGCGGCTACAGGTGCTGGACTATGCCCATCGCTCCCTGGTCCAGGCCCAGCAGGTTCCAGACCCGTCTGGACCCCCGACGTTCCGCCTCTCCCTTCTCAGCAACCACCAGGGCCGCCCCACCCAACGGCTACTCCAAGCTTCCTCCCT ATCAGACATGCAGCGCTGGCTGGGAGCcttccccacccccggcccccttCCCAGCTCCCCAGACACCATCTATGAGGACTGTG AATGTTCCCAGGATATGTGTTCAGAGCCTTCTACACCAGCCAAGACTGAGGGACAGAGCCTGGAGTCCAGGGCTCCCCCCAAGCACCTACACAAGAGCCCTGAAG gCTGGCTGAAGGGGCTTCCTGGGGCCTTCCCTGCCCAACTGGTGTGTGAAGTCACAGGGGAACATGAAAGGAGGAGGCACCTTCGCCAGCACCAGAGGCTCCTGGAGGCTGTTGGACCCTCTTCAGGAACCCCCAGTGCCCCCCAGTCCTAA